DNA from Malus sylvestris chromosome 11, drMalSylv7.2, whole genome shotgun sequence:
GCAGCAGAGCAAATGCAATTCTCTACTAATCATACTTCTCCCTCCATGAGTACACAAGAAGTAACACCCATGAAAGCGCCAATGTGACGTCACCGGCGACATGTTTTGGCCAGTCTCCGGCGAGCTCTTCGAGGTTCCTCTCGAAGTAAACTCTCCAAATGGCCATGGAAATGTGGAGCAACACGCAACCCTTGGCAAAGAAGCTCTGGAACTTATGGTCTTTGACAAAAGCAACCATGAACAGAAGGAATCCAATGGCAAACAGAAGGAATCCGGAGAAGGAATCCGCTGTTCGGATCAAAAGCCGGTCGTGAGGCGTCGACCCTTGGAGCTTGCTTGCTGTCTCATGGCCATGGCTGAACACAGAGAATTCGTAGGAGTAGAACATCATGAAAGCTCCACAAATCAGAGCAATCACAGAGTGGAGCATGCATATTAGAAAAAACCCAGATAACCCCATTGCTCAAAATCCCAAGTAAAACACtaatctttcttctcttcacaAATAAACTTCGAGACGTGGGCGTAGTCACATTAGCCAGAAAAGACGTGCTCCCCTGTGCACCGAGTTTGAATCCCCTTCTCCTCCGCAGTTTACAATATCGCAAAAAGGATCACATATATatcaaaaaccctaaaccctgaaCTCTCACTTCACAAATCCCAGAAACCGGAGCAAGTAAATTGATCAGAAGCCAACCTTACTTAGCTTCCACTCTAAAACTCAAAAAACCCAGATGCTAGATTGACCCACAGACCAAGATTTCAAGATTTTTAAGATTTGAAATAAAGAATCAAACCTCAAACAAGGAAAACCCTAATCTTATTTATCAATGTTTTCCACATGATTTAAAAAAACAAGGGGGTTTTGCATTTTTGGCAGAGTGAAGAGAGGAAAGAGGAATGGAGCTTGGTTGAGAAATTTCAGCAACTACAACATGCCGATTGGCAGGGGAGGGATTTTTCTATTTGTGGTGAATTATTTTAT
Protein-coding regions in this window:
- the LOC126590725 gene encoding uncharacterized protein LOC126590725, with protein sequence MGLSGFFLICMLHSVIALICGAFMMFYSYEFSVFSHGHETASKLQGSTPHDRLLIRTADSFSGFLLFAIGFLLFMVAFVKDHKFQSFFAKGCVLLHISMAIWRVYFERNLEELAGDWPKHVAGDVTLALSWVLLLVYSWREKYD